A single genomic interval of Polyangium spumosum harbors:
- a CDS encoding ATP-binding protein, with the protein MRRSLDRPEGSSWALSGLGAHRKTLLDALEALEARGEPEEKIERLHDVWSDKLGAFVQEMQRLLEGGLAFGASTEEIHALVDVALRRRLGLSDTAGSRVRDREIDRLSSEVLFSIQRPERAPSLWPERYAFELRALRRAEGETLLTPIGRLVLGLPERDAVRWLLAVEVALSRGPSDPWRISRSAAARLVESKRLRVFWYGSETWPAHPQSLDRLAALGLLSFEDEAEEALTTYELTENGAELLAEVASGETPMVLLAGALIQDETAAVLGRIRAATALIQRESAAFAMTRHARMVAHEIRNALVPVREAIDDLFAALQHEGRGRLVDRHGATITGGVDRIFRFMTEMAQVVERAGPPPEPFDVAAAIEDALAALAEELGRVAHFDRPRYLPPVRGRRDRFVLAIVDLLRNAARARDDRPATIRVSAGLDGDGAIVVTVDDDGPGVPPEYRRAIFAPGFSLRPGGTGQGLALVREVARAELGGEAHCEESPLGGARFVLRLPADAGRSAA; encoded by the coding sequence GTGCGTCGCTCTCTCGACCGGCCGGAGGGCTCCTCGTGGGCGCTCTCCGGCCTCGGCGCGCATCGAAAGACGCTGCTCGACGCGCTCGAGGCCCTCGAGGCGCGCGGCGAGCCCGAGGAGAAGATCGAGCGGCTGCACGACGTCTGGTCCGACAAGCTCGGGGCGTTCGTCCAGGAAATGCAGCGGTTGCTGGAGGGCGGCCTCGCGTTTGGCGCGAGCACCGAGGAGATCCACGCGCTCGTCGACGTCGCGCTCCGCCGCCGGCTTGGTTTGTCCGACACGGCCGGCTCTCGCGTCCGGGATCGCGAGATCGATCGCCTCTCCAGCGAGGTCCTCTTTTCCATTCAGCGGCCCGAGCGCGCCCCGAGCCTCTGGCCCGAGCGGTATGCCTTCGAGTTGCGGGCATTGCGGCGCGCCGAGGGCGAGACGCTGCTCACGCCCATTGGCCGGCTCGTCCTCGGCCTCCCCGAGCGGGACGCCGTCCGGTGGCTGCTCGCCGTCGAGGTCGCGTTATCACGCGGGCCCTCGGATCCCTGGCGCATTTCTCGTTCTGCGGCGGCGCGCCTCGTCGAGAGCAAGCGGCTCCGCGTCTTCTGGTACGGCAGCGAGACCTGGCCAGCGCACCCGCAATCGCTCGATCGCCTCGCCGCGCTTGGCCTGCTTTCGTTCGAGGACGAGGCCGAGGAGGCGCTCACCACCTACGAGCTCACCGAGAATGGCGCCGAGCTGCTCGCCGAGGTCGCCTCGGGGGAGACGCCCATGGTCCTGCTCGCCGGCGCGCTCATCCAGGACGAGACGGCCGCCGTCCTCGGCCGCATTCGCGCCGCCACGGCATTGATCCAGCGCGAGAGCGCGGCGTTCGCCATGACCCGGCACGCGCGCATGGTCGCGCACGAGATTCGTAATGCCCTCGTCCCCGTGCGTGAGGCCATCGACGACCTCTTCGCGGCATTACAACACGAAGGCCGCGGGCGGCTCGTGGATCGCCACGGCGCCACCATCACGGGCGGCGTCGACCGCATCTTCCGGTTCATGACCGAGATGGCCCAGGTCGTCGAGCGCGCGGGCCCTCCGCCCGAGCCCTTCGACGTCGCGGCGGCCATCGAGGACGCGCTCGCCGCGCTCGCCGAGGAGCTCGGCCGCGTGGCCCATTTCGATCGCCCTCGATATCTGCCGCCCGTCCGGGGCCGGCGCGACCGGTTCGTCCTGGCCATCGTCGATTTGCTCCGCAATGCCGCGCGCGCCCGCGATGACCGGCCCGCGACGATCCGCGTCTCGGCCGGGCTCGACGGGGACGGCGCGATCGTGGTCACCGTCGACGATGATGGCCCCGGGGTCCCGCCCGAGTATCGAAGGGCGATCTTCGCGCCGGGGTTCTCCCTTCGGCCGGGCGGGACGGGGCAGGGGCTCGCGCTCGTGCGGGAGGTCGCGCGGGCGGAGCTCGGGGGCGAGGCCCATTGCGAGGAGAGCCCGCTCGGCGGGGCTCGATTCGTGCTCCGCCTGCCCGCCGACGCCGGAAGGAGCGCCGCGTGA
- a CDS encoding response regulator has translation MGRILIIDDDPSFLQLYRARLGSEGYLVETADEVEKALARLDQGGWDVVLVDQKLDGKAGPDTGLDLVSEVSRRAPLAKTILVTGYATEAAVTRAFQDGAYDYLEKGPIFRVLLLAKLRNALEAVRAHHFGELSSDEAEAAIRDTWAAAESETDPNRKGKLLEDLMVLVFKTIPGFRHASARRRNEDEEIDLVIRNESTDPFWVNERTSYILAECKNWTRPVGATEIRSFLWKLSRKFNRSRLGLFIAPGGFSAPLRSDLHGERRDDYLVLLIGKADLRELVLAPDRNAFMKKLHERAVLELHGEAR, from the coding sequence ATGGGCCGCATCTTGATCATCGACGACGACCCGAGCTTTCTGCAGCTCTATCGGGCGCGGCTCGGCAGCGAGGGGTATCTCGTGGAGACCGCGGACGAGGTGGAAAAGGCGCTCGCGCGGCTCGACCAGGGCGGCTGGGACGTCGTGCTCGTCGATCAGAAGCTCGACGGCAAGGCGGGCCCGGACACCGGCCTCGACCTCGTCTCCGAGGTCTCGCGCCGCGCGCCGCTCGCGAAGACCATCCTCGTCACGGGGTATGCCACCGAGGCCGCGGTGACGCGCGCCTTCCAGGACGGCGCCTACGATTACCTCGAAAAGGGCCCGATCTTCCGCGTCCTCTTGCTGGCGAAACTACGCAATGCGCTCGAGGCCGTGCGGGCGCACCATTTTGGCGAGCTCTCCTCGGACGAGGCCGAGGCGGCCATTCGTGACACCTGGGCCGCGGCCGAGAGCGAGACGGACCCGAACCGCAAGGGCAAGCTGCTCGAGGACCTCATGGTCCTCGTCTTCAAGACGATCCCCGGCTTTCGCCACGCCTCGGCCCGGCGCCGCAACGAGGACGAGGAGATCGACCTCGTCATTCGCAACGAGTCCACCGATCCTTTCTGGGTGAACGAGCGCACCTCGTACATCCTCGCCGAATGCAAGAACTGGACGCGGCCCGTGGGCGCCACGGAGATCCGCAGCTTCTTGTGGAAGCTCTCGCGCAAGTTCAATCGCTCGCGCCTCGGCCTCTTCATCGCGCCGGGCGGCTTCTCCGCGCCGCTCCGCAGCGATCTGCACGGCGAGCGCCGGGACGATTACCTCGTCCTGCTCATCGGCAAGGCCGACCTGCGCGAGCTCGTCCTCGCGCCGGACCGGAATGCATTCATGAAGAAGCTGCACGAGCGGGCCGTGCTCGAGTTGCACGGCGAGGCGCGCTGA
- a CDS encoding STAS domain-containing protein: MAGEIHSRLGASEPSEENVEARALLRAIGTMQVAIWAMDEDGTCTLSIGNGLVDLGLQPGELVGKNLYELYADQPDFTTLTRRAFAGEQFSFEAPIGPTYWRNNIIPLRDAFGERVVRIFSIAENITERVKAQQRLEEQLALIQSQQQAIVGLSSPVIEVWQGVLVVPLIGAIDQSRASALLERLLTEIVGRQSSAVILDLTGVDTVDAEAAQHLSNVMRSVELVGATGLLSGIRPSVAKTMVDLGVDMQSRRTYPTLAEALRSLFGARKR, from the coding sequence ATGGCAGGGGAAATACACTCGCGCCTCGGCGCGAGCGAGCCTTCGGAGGAGAACGTCGAGGCCAGGGCTCTGCTCCGCGCGATCGGGACGATGCAGGTCGCGATCTGGGCGATGGACGAGGACGGCACGTGCACGCTGTCGATCGGCAATGGCCTCGTGGATCTCGGTCTCCAGCCGGGCGAGCTCGTCGGGAAAAACCTCTATGAGCTCTACGCCGATCAGCCGGATTTCACGACGCTCACGAGGCGCGCCTTCGCCGGCGAGCAGTTCTCCTTCGAGGCTCCGATCGGCCCGACGTACTGGCGCAACAACATCATCCCCCTGCGCGACGCCTTCGGGGAGCGGGTGGTGCGCATCTTCTCCATCGCCGAGAACATCACCGAGCGCGTGAAGGCGCAGCAGCGCCTCGAGGAGCAGCTCGCGCTCATTCAATCGCAGCAGCAGGCCATCGTGGGGCTGTCGAGCCCGGTCATCGAGGTCTGGCAGGGCGTCCTCGTCGTGCCCTTGATCGGCGCGATCGACCAATCCCGCGCGAGCGCGCTCCTCGAGCGGCTGCTCACGGAGATCGTGGGCCGGCAATCGAGCGCGGTGATCCTGGACCTGACGGGCGTGGACACGGTCGACGCAGAGGCGGCGCAGCACCTCTCGAACGTGATGCGCAGCGTGGAGCTCGTGGGCGCGACGGGGCTGCTCTCGGGCATCCGGCCGAGCGTGGCGAAGACGATGGTGGACCTCGGCGTCGACATGCAATCGCGCCGCACCTACCCGACCCTGGCCGAGGCCCTGCGGAGCCTCTTCGGCGCGCGCAAGCGCTGA
- a CDS encoding FAD-binding protein, with protein sequence MVIVGAGGAALAAAVAAVHEGRSVLLLEAGSQPGGTASISGGAFWIPNNSLMRAQGLTDPRDDALKLMARLSYPSLYDPAATWLGLPKREYDLLTAFYDNGSDVIDELTQLGALYPYIYPGFGFSPSPISDPDYHAGLPENVSPYGRVLGNAPPGLVGWPGFLLTQSMIDWLDARNVPIRTGHRVVDVLQKQNGEVVGVDIDHNGARKRAKARRAVVFATGGFAHARGKMLGLQRGPLFGTGSVPTGKGDFLDIASKLGAAIGNLSNGFYFQLSVEEAAAQDGHVTNLGAIAFSVYGDSTILVNKYGRRCVNEKLPYHVRAQSHFLTLGTDEPNLVQFMIWDEAVAQEPTPWPWRGVVPAPGSLPPFVIKANTRAELAAAIEARLDALRGQRFAASAVVPTATLDPSFVTNLEDTITRFNAFAQAGVDLDFQRGATSFENAWQGPSRSVTGNRTMHPISTTGPYYAVILGAGTLDTCGGPITGTNGRVLRPDGSAIPGLFGAGNCIASPAGRGYWGAGGTLGPALVFGFLAGRNAAREPIHPL encoded by the coding sequence GTGGTAATCGTCGGGGCTGGCGGCGCGGCGCTCGCGGCGGCCGTGGCGGCCGTTCACGAGGGCCGATCGGTCTTGCTGCTGGAGGCGGGCTCGCAGCCAGGGGGGACGGCCTCGATATCGGGCGGCGCGTTCTGGATCCCGAACAACTCGCTCATGCGGGCCCAGGGGCTCACCGATCCCCGCGACGACGCGCTGAAGCTCATGGCGCGCCTCTCCTATCCGTCGCTCTACGACCCCGCGGCGACGTGGCTCGGGCTGCCGAAGCGCGAATACGACCTCCTCACGGCGTTCTACGACAACGGCTCCGACGTGATCGACGAGCTCACCCAGCTCGGCGCCCTCTATCCTTACATCTACCCGGGGTTCGGCTTCTCGCCGAGCCCGATCTCGGACCCGGACTATCACGCCGGCCTGCCCGAGAACGTATCGCCGTATGGACGCGTGCTCGGCAATGCGCCGCCGGGGCTCGTCGGCTGGCCCGGATTCCTCCTGACGCAATCGATGATCGACTGGCTCGACGCGAGGAACGTGCCCATTCGCACGGGCCACCGGGTCGTGGACGTGCTCCAGAAGCAAAATGGCGAGGTGGTCGGGGTGGACATCGATCACAACGGCGCGCGCAAGCGAGCGAAGGCGCGGCGCGCCGTGGTGTTCGCGACGGGTGGCTTCGCGCACGCGCGCGGAAAGATGCTCGGATTGCAGCGAGGCCCGCTCTTCGGCACGGGCAGCGTCCCCACGGGCAAGGGCGATTTTCTGGACATCGCCTCGAAGCTCGGCGCCGCGATCGGCAACCTCTCGAATGGTTTCTACTTCCAGCTCTCGGTCGAGGAGGCCGCCGCGCAGGACGGTCACGTGACGAACCTCGGAGCGATCGCCTTCAGTGTCTACGGCGACAGCACGATCCTGGTCAACAAATATGGCCGTCGCTGCGTCAATGAAAAATTGCCCTATCACGTCCGGGCGCAGAGCCATTTCCTGACGCTCGGCACCGACGAGCCGAACCTCGTGCAGTTCATGATCTGGGACGAGGCGGTGGCACAAGAGCCGACGCCCTGGCCGTGGCGCGGCGTCGTGCCCGCGCCGGGGAGCTTGCCCCCGTTCGTCATCAAGGCGAATACACGCGCGGAGCTCGCCGCGGCGATCGAAGCGCGCCTCGACGCGCTGCGGGGCCAGCGATTCGCCGCGAGCGCCGTCGTCCCCACAGCGACGCTCGACCCGAGCTTCGTGACGAACCTCGAGGACACGATCACGCGCTTCAATGCCTTCGCCCAGGCGGGCGTGGACCTCGATTTCCAGCGCGGCGCGACGTCGTTCGAGAATGCCTGGCAAGGGCCGTCGCGCAGCGTGACGGGCAACCGCACGATGCACCCGATTTCGACGACCGGGCCTTATTACGCGGTGATCCTCGGCGCCGGGACGCTCGACACCTGCGGAGGCCCGATCACGGGGACGAACGGGCGCGTGCTCCGCCCCGACGGGTCGGCGATCCCGGGCCTCTTCGGCGCTGGCAATTGTATTGCCTCCCCGGCCGGCCGCGGATACTGGGGCGCCGGCGGCACGCTCGGCCCCGCCCTCGTCTTCGGCTTCCTCGCCGGCCGAAACGCCGCGCGCGAGCCCATCCACCCGCTCTGA
- a CDS encoding ferritin-like domain-containing protein, with protein MARSNHVGKILRHVLALSIAPAAVACGIDTSGFEPLVCGPADGTRYLSDLRPSEELDYMELVDIGEGGIGERRPIDSFGEKCGSATDAAACEAAIDAASSMQGFRLGDCVDFCPRHVLVTNAADAVDVLDTKEAVLALIRPIDSEGEAVLAASLAGYRIPCNDSDEGGVRAASSGFEVLGTKYTAVCDPIERTLYRLAVDADGNVTEVESAVIESEAGACIGRRPAGLARRKARGSTRVGAYLASVAHLEAASVDAFGALAAELSHHGAPRALVERAEIARRDEVRHARVMRRLASRHGGRFRAPSVAKQASRSLEAIALDNAVEGCVRETFGALVGMWQARAAKDPAVRRAMRRIALDEARHASLAWAIDEWIRPRLDAAARARIEAARLATLDAVAAEARAGNAPELVTTLGLPDGAAGERLARHFKDAVLALSA; from the coding sequence ATGGCCAGGTCGAATCACGTCGGAAAAATCTTGCGTCACGTCCTCGCTCTGTCGATCGCGCCCGCCGCCGTCGCCTGTGGAATCGACACCAGCGGCTTCGAGCCCCTCGTTTGCGGGCCGGCCGACGGAACTCGTTATCTGTCGGACCTGCGTCCGTCCGAGGAGCTCGATTACATGGAGCTCGTGGACATCGGCGAGGGAGGGATCGGCGAGCGGCGCCCGATCGACTCCTTCGGGGAGAAGTGTGGCTCCGCGACCGACGCGGCCGCATGCGAGGCCGCGATCGACGCCGCCTCGTCCATGCAAGGCTTCCGGCTCGGCGACTGCGTCGATTTCTGTCCGCGCCACGTCCTCGTCACGAACGCCGCCGACGCGGTCGACGTCCTCGATACGAAAGAGGCCGTGCTCGCCTTGATCCGGCCCATCGATTCAGAAGGCGAAGCCGTGCTCGCGGCCTCGCTCGCGGGGTATCGCATTCCCTGCAACGACTCGGACGAGGGCGGCGTCCGGGCCGCGAGCTCGGGCTTCGAGGTCCTCGGCACGAAATACACCGCGGTCTGCGACCCGATCGAGCGCACCCTCTACCGCCTCGCCGTCGACGCGGACGGCAACGTCACGGAGGTCGAATCCGCCGTCATCGAGTCGGAGGCCGGCGCTTGTATCGGCCGGCGCCCCGCGGGGCTCGCGCGCCGCAAGGCCCGCGGCTCGACCCGCGTCGGCGCTTATCTCGCGAGCGTCGCTCACCTCGAAGCGGCGAGCGTGGACGCCTTCGGGGCTCTCGCCGCGGAGCTCTCGCACCACGGCGCCCCGCGCGCGCTCGTCGAGCGCGCCGAAATCGCGCGGCGCGACGAGGTCCGGCACGCGCGGGTGATGCGCAGGCTCGCCTCCCGTCACGGCGGTCGATTCCGCGCCCCCTCGGTGGCGAAACAAGCGTCGCGGTCGCTCGAGGCGATTGCGCTCGACAATGCGGTCGAGGGCTGCGTGCGCGAGACCTTCGGCGCGCTCGTCGGGATGTGGCAGGCGCGCGCCGCGAAGGATCCCGCCGTCCGCCGCGCCATGCGCCGGATCGCGCTCGACGAGGCCCGGCATGCCTCGCTCGCGTGGGCCATCGACGAATGGATTCGCCCGCGGCTCGACGCGGCGGCGCGGGCGCGTATCGAGGCCGCGCGCCTCGCGACGCTCGACGCCGTCGCTGCCGAGGCCCGCGCCGGGAATGCCCCCGAGCTCGTGACGACCCTTGGCTTGCCCGACGGAGCCGCGGGCGAGCGGCTCGCTCGGCATTTCAAGGATGCCGTCCTCGCGCTCTCGGCGTGA
- a CDS encoding amidohydrolase family protein: MQRIARTLGAAIVAGGCASLPAAAQHDIGGRMDFLPAAREVNRVAEPPAGKTVVIAGATLFDGRGAPPVRDAVVVVRGGRILAVGPRDSVEIPAGAEIVDAAGQSVLPGLVDAHFHLDGDIPLPALFLRRGVTSLRDPGAWIEGYDPVRASAAPIPRLFLTGPHLDAPPPAHPSEALLVLDPAEARVAVHRLADRGASAIKIYYRLPLGTIRAVNEAAHERGLITMAHLEIVDAADAVRAGTDGIEHVTSFGTAIAAPREAEAFRQAVLADNAARGPGRYALWSDVDLDSPRVKAVLDLLASEGTFFTPTLAVYERRPGDPGTSEVEARAFSKMLAFVGRARGAGVRIAVGSHSAVPHAERGDAYFREMELLHEAGLPRGEVIAAATLETARFLRIQDRLGSLEPGKIADLILVGGDPGEGLSALRDVRRVMLNGVWVAPR; this comes from the coding sequence ATGCAACGAATTGCCAGGACGCTCGGCGCCGCCATCGTCGCGGGCGGGTGCGCCTCCCTCCCCGCGGCGGCCCAGCACGATATCGGCGGACGGATGGATTTCCTGCCGGCCGCCCGGGAGGTCAATCGTGTCGCCGAGCCCCCGGCTGGAAAGACGGTGGTGATCGCGGGCGCGACGCTCTTCGACGGGCGAGGCGCGCCGCCCGTGCGAGACGCGGTGGTGGTCGTCCGGGGCGGGCGTATCCTCGCCGTCGGCCCGCGCGACTCCGTGGAAATACCTGCCGGCGCGGAGATCGTCGATGCGGCGGGACAATCCGTCTTGCCAGGCCTCGTCGACGCGCATTTTCACCTCGACGGCGACATCCCCCTGCCGGCGCTTTTCCTTCGGCGCGGCGTGACCTCGCTGCGCGATCCGGGCGCCTGGATCGAGGGTTACGACCCGGTGCGCGCCTCGGCCGCCCCGATTCCGCGCCTCTTTCTGACGGGGCCGCACCTCGACGCGCCGCCGCCCGCCCATCCGAGCGAGGCGCTGCTCGTCCTTGATCCCGCCGAGGCGCGCGTCGCGGTGCATCGCCTCGCGGATCGGGGCGCGTCGGCCATCAAGATTTATTATCGACTGCCGCTCGGCACGATCCGGGCCGTCAACGAGGCCGCTCACGAGCGGGGCCTCATCACCATGGCGCACCTCGAAATCGTGGACGCGGCCGACGCCGTGCGCGCCGGGACCGACGGCATCGAGCACGTCACCTCGTTCGGGACGGCGATCGCCGCGCCTCGAGAGGCCGAGGCGTTCCGGCAGGCCGTCCTCGCGGACAACGCCGCCCGCGGCCCGGGTCGTTATGCGCTCTGGAGCGACGTCGATCTCGATTCTCCGCGCGTGAAGGCGGTCCTCGACCTGCTCGCGTCCGAGGGTACGTTCTTCACGCCCACGCTCGCCGTCTACGAGCGGCGCCCGGGCGATCCCGGCACGAGCGAGGTCGAGGCCCGGGCGTTCTCGAAGATGCTCGCCTTCGTGGGTCGCGCGCGCGGCGCCGGCGTGCGTATCGCGGTCGGCTCCCATTCCGCGGTGCCACACGCCGAGCGCGGAGATGCATACTTCCGCGAAATGGAGCTCTTGCACGAGGCGGGCCTCCCTCGCGGCGAGGTCATCGCGGCCGCCACCCTGGAGACCGCGAGGTTTTTGCGGATCCAGGATCGGCTGGGCAGCCTCGAGCCTGGCAAGATCGCCGATTTGATCCTCGTCGGCGGCGACCCCGGGGAGGGCCTCTCCGCCCTGCGCGACGTCCGCCGGGTCATGCTGAACGGGGTGTGGGTCGCGCCGCGTTGA
- a CDS encoding Type 1 glutamine amidotransferase-like domain-containing protein, whose amino-acid sequence MRGAILFNGNAESDEWLVRAAAPFLATSRHKDPAVAAARRTLLVTAGWAEHEYDEGHVKRALNAAGFPSAFEHGFDRAHENLSLLNELDGVLAEAPELAEAFRELRRAEATARRFYLEHNAHTIDLFRRTLREAKAEAPDTDLQSLLADMTHPTGPRALARHALARELRRAFHTLESNDDHLFELFGDIERRAFDAAGALYHPAFRAAKERLEARILSASNIFLFGGRLDLLLGALRFFRLRDVFVEALRRGAQIVAVSAGAMVLCERVIVYDDFAETPRDFQLYDRGLGIVQDLQVFPHCMERIQTDDIDNLAYLARRFRHHACVGLNQRSLLLLDLAPRRAVSVGVGDGVYVFGPDGRKRCRRAGEEVPIS is encoded by the coding sequence ATGCGCGGCGCCATCCTCTTCAACGGCAATGCGGAGTCCGACGAATGGCTCGTCCGGGCCGCGGCCCCCTTCCTCGCGACGTCCCGCCACAAGGACCCGGCCGTCGCCGCGGCGCGGCGCACCCTGCTCGTCACGGCGGGCTGGGCCGAGCACGAGTACGACGAGGGGCACGTCAAGCGCGCCCTCAACGCCGCGGGGTTCCCCTCGGCCTTCGAGCACGGCTTCGATCGCGCCCACGAGAACCTCTCGCTGCTCAATGAGCTCGACGGCGTCCTCGCCGAGGCCCCCGAGCTCGCCGAGGCCTTCCGCGAGCTGCGCCGCGCCGAGGCCACCGCGCGCAGGTTTTACCTCGAGCACAACGCCCACACGATCGACCTCTTCCGTCGCACGCTGCGCGAGGCCAAAGCCGAGGCGCCCGATACCGACCTCCAGAGCTTGCTCGCCGACATGACGCACCCCACGGGCCCGCGCGCGCTCGCCCGCCACGCCCTCGCGCGTGAGCTCCGGCGCGCCTTCCACACGCTCGAATCGAACGACGACCACCTCTTCGAGCTCTTCGGCGATATCGAGCGCCGCGCCTTCGACGCCGCCGGCGCCCTCTATCACCCGGCGTTTCGCGCCGCCAAGGAGCGGCTCGAGGCGCGGATCCTCTCCGCCAGCAACATCTTCCTCTTCGGCGGCCGGCTCGATCTCCTGCTCGGCGCGCTCCGCTTCTTCCGCCTCCGCGACGTCTTCGTCGAGGCCCTGCGCCGCGGCGCTCAGATCGTCGCCGTCTCCGCGGGCGCCATGGTCCTCTGCGAGCGTGTCATCGTCTACGACGACTTCGCCGAGACCCCGCGCGATTTCCAGCTCTACGACCGCGGCCTCGGCATCGTGCAGGACCTCCAGGTCTTCCCGCATTGCATGGAGCGCATTCAAACGGACGACATCGACAACCTCGCCTACCTCGCGCGGAGGTTCCGCCATCACGCGTGTGTCGGCTTGAACCAGCGCTCGCTCCTTTTGCTCGACCTCGCGCCGCGCCGGGCCGTGAGCGTCGGCGTGGGCGACGGCGTCTACGTCTTCGGGCCCGACGGGAGGAAACGTTGCCGTCGGGCGGGTGAGGAGGTCCCGATCTCGTGA
- a CDS encoding alpha/beta fold hydrolase: protein MNGTDVGKSRVFALLGHWFTVAPVARHTLAPRRVSASVPFRWTVPDAKYGEVRLSGRLHHAPSETLLVVVHGLGGDVRSHYVLTAASAAEAAGLASLRLNLRGSDRTGEDIYHAAITQDLHAALASAELARYARVLLLGYSLGGHIVLRAATEKGLDARVRAVAAVCPPLDLSVGARAIDEPGRLVYRRHVLAAIKEIYAEVAARKPVPLPIAEARRIATIRDWDEHIVAPRFGFRGADHYYGESSVAPRLTGIEVPSLVVAAEHDPMVPADTLRPVLSGARPPLEVRWIDRGGHVGFPARVDLGFPGPGGLEDQVVAWLLGRAGG, encoded by the coding sequence GTGAATGGCACGGACGTAGGAAAAAGCCGGGTCTTCGCTCTCCTCGGCCACTGGTTCACCGTCGCCCCGGTCGCGCGGCACACGCTCGCGCCGCGCCGCGTCTCCGCTTCGGTCCCCTTTCGATGGACGGTCCCGGACGCGAAATACGGGGAGGTCCGCCTCTCGGGCCGCCTGCACCACGCGCCCTCGGAGACCCTCCTCGTCGTCGTCCACGGGCTCGGGGGCGACGTCCGCAGCCATTACGTGCTCACGGCTGCCAGCGCCGCCGAGGCGGCCGGCCTCGCCAGCCTGCGCCTGAATTTGCGGGGCTCCGACCGCACGGGCGAGGACATCTACCACGCGGCCATCACCCAGGACCTCCACGCCGCCCTCGCGAGCGCGGAGCTCGCCCGTTATGCGAGGGTCCTCCTCCTCGGTTATTCGCTCGGCGGGCACATCGTCCTCCGCGCCGCGACGGAGAAGGGCCTCGACGCCCGCGTCCGCGCCGTCGCCGCGGTATGCCCCCCGCTCGACCTCTCCGTGGGCGCCCGCGCCATCGACGAGCCCGGGCGGCTCGTGTATCGGCGCCACGTCCTCGCGGCCATCAAGGAGATTTACGCCGAGGTCGCCGCGCGGAAGCCCGTCCCCTTGCCGATCGCCGAGGCGCGCCGCATCGCCACGATCCGCGACTGGGACGAGCACATCGTGGCGCCGCGCTTCGGTTTTCGTGGCGCGGACCATTATTATGGCGAGTCGAGCGTCGCGCCGCGCCTCACTGGAATCGAGGTCCCCTCACTCGTCGTGGCCGCCGAGCACGACCCCATGGTCCCGGCCGATACGCTCCGGCCCGTGCTCTCCGGCGCGCGCCCGCCGCTCGAGGTGCGCTGGATCGATCGCGGCGGGCACGTCGGTTTTCCGGCCCGCGTCGACCTCGGTTTTCCCGGGCCGGGCGGGCTCGAAGATCAGGTCGTCGCGTGGCTGCTCGGCCGCGCGGGCGGTTGA